From a single Rutidosis leptorrhynchoides isolate AG116_Rl617_1_P2 chromosome 5, CSIRO_AGI_Rlap_v1, whole genome shotgun sequence genomic region:
- the LOC139846886 gene encoding uncharacterized protein — MFLSQKTEGMTNVIAYTQTASRISTRRTRHKTNQGYIENIDVQNVIASGFSHALFSASPTQTAVRNMLRYRDRAEIVPVQWVPTSVVPSANPVILSLPTSTYVVSLSSTSNVCISATAVE, encoded by the exons ATGTTCCTTAGCCAAAAAACAGAAG GCATGACGAATGTTATTGCTTATACACAAACTGCTTCACGTATATCTACTAGACGTACAAGGCATAAAACAAACCAAGGATATATTGAGAATATTGATGTTCAAAATGTCATTGCAAGTGGTTTCTCTCATGCTTTATTTTCTGCGTCACCGACACAAACGGCTGTTAGAAACATGTTACGTTATCGTGATCGTGCTGAAATCGTCCCTGTGCAATGGGTGCCTACTTCTGTAGTGCCATCTGCAAATCCTGTGATTTTAAGCTTACCAACGTCAACGTACGTTGTCTCTTTGTCATCCACCTCCAATGTGTGCATTTCAG CAACTGCTGTTGAGTAG